One window from the genome of Rhodobacteraceae bacterium S2214 encodes:
- a CDS encoding F0F1 ATP synthase subunit epsilon, which translates to MANLQFDLVSPERRLASIEASAVQIPGADGDMTAMADHAPTITTLRPGVLSVTHSGGVDDYIVVGGFAEITPTGVSVLAERALPKAEVTQEMFDGMVAEAKEAYATAQETFKNEPGPVDDAAKLISDMVAIGGHIGLTASN; encoded by the coding sequence ATGGCAAACCTACAATTCGATCTTGTCTCGCCTGAGCGTCGTTTGGCGTCCATCGAAGCATCCGCGGTGCAAATCCCGGGTGCTGATGGCGACATGACGGCGATGGCTGACCACGCACCGACCATCACGACACTGCGCCCCGGCGTGCTGTCCGTGACGCACAGCGGTGGCGTTGACGACTACATCGTGGTCGGTGGCTTCGCAGAGATTACGCCAACAGGCGTATCGGTTTTGGCAGAGCGTGCTTTGCCAAAAGCAGAGGTCACGCAAGAGATGTTCGACGGCATGGTGGCAGAGGCGAAAGAAGCCTACGCAACTGCGCAAGAGACCTTCAAAAACGAGCCAGGCCCAGTCGATGACGCGGCCAAGCTAATCTCAGACATGGTTGCCATCGGGGGCCACATCGGCCTGACAGCTAGCAACTAA